In Lathamus discolor isolate bLatDis1 chromosome 1, bLatDis1.hap1, whole genome shotgun sequence, the following are encoded in one genomic region:
- the ANAPC10 gene encoding anaphase-promoting complex subunit 10 isoform X2, giving the protein MTTPNKTPPGADPKQLERTGTVREIGSQAVWSLSSCKPGFGVDQLRDDNLETYWQSDGSQPHLVNIQFRRKTTVKTLCIYADYKSDESYTPSKISVRVGNNFHNLQEIRVKL; this is encoded by the exons ATGACTACCCCAAACAAGACGCCACCTGGTGCTGATCCAAAGCAGTTAGAGAGGACTGGTACTGTTAGAGAAATAGGCTCGCAAGCAGTTTGGTCTCTTTCATCCTGTAAGCCAG gaTTTGGAGTGGATCAGTTGCGAGATGATAATCTAGAAACTTACTGGCAGTCAGATGGATCACAGCCTCATTTGGTGAACATACAATTTAG aagaaaaacaacagtgaaGACTTTATGTATTTATGCAGACTACAAATCTGATGAAAGTTACACTCCAAGCAAAATCTCTGTCAGAGtaggaaataattttcataatCTCCAGGAAATCCGG
- the ABCE1 gene encoding ATP-binding cassette sub-family E member 1: MADKLTRIAIVNHDKCKPKKCRQECKKSCPVVRMGKLCIEVTSQSKIAWISETLCIGCGICIKKCPFGALSIVNLPSNLEKETTHRYCANAFKLHRLPIPRPGEVLGLVGTNGIGKSTALKILAGKQKPNLGKYDDPPDWQEILTYFRGSELQNYFTKILEDDLKAIIKPQYVDQIPKAAKGTVGSILDRKDETKTQAVVCQQLDLTHLKERNVEDLSGGELQRFACAVVCIQKADIFMFDEPSSYLDVKQRLKAAITIRSLINPDRYIIVVEHDLSVLDYLSDFICCLYGVPSAYGVVTMPFSVREGINIFLDGYVPTENLRFRDASLVFKVAETANEEEVKKMCMYKYPGMKKKMGEFELSIVAGEFTDSEIMVMLGENGTGKTTFIRMLAGRLTPDEGGDVPVLNVSYKPQKISPKSTGSVRQLLHEKIRDAYTHPQFVTDVMKPLQIENIIDQEVQTLSGGELQRVALALCLGKPADVYLIDEPSAYLDSEQRLMAARVIKRFILHAKKTAFVVEHDFIMATYLADRVIVFDGIPSKNTLANSPQTLLAGMNKFLSQLEITFRRDPNNYRPRINKLNSIKDVEQKKSGNYFFLDD; encoded by the exons ATGGCAGACAAATTAACAAGAATTGCTATtgtcaaccatgacaagtgtaaGCCAAAGAAATGCCGGCAAGAATGCAAGAAAAGTTGTCCTGTGGTtcgaatgg GGAAACTTTGCATAGAAGTCACATCACAGAGCAAAATAGCTTGGATCTCAGAAACACTTTGTATTGGCTGTGGTATTTGCATCAAG AAATGTCCTTTTGGAGCCTTGTCAATTGTTAACTTACCTAGCAACCTGGAGAAAGAAACCACGCATAGATACTGTGCCAATGCCTTCAAACTTCacag GTTGCCTATCCCTCGTCCAGGTGAAGTACTGGGATTGGTGGGAACCAATGGTATTGGGAAATCAACTGCCTTGAAAATTttagcaggaaaacagaagccaAATCTTGGAAAATATGAT GATCCACCTGACTGGCAAGAAATTTTGACTTATTTCCGAGGATCTGAATTACAAAATTACTTTACCAAGATCCTGGAAGATGACCTAAAAGCTATCATTAAACCTCAGTACGTGGACCAGATCCCTAAAGCTGCAAAG GGAACAGTGGGATCAATTCTGGATAGGAAGGATGAAACCAAGACACAAGCTGTTGTGTGTCAGCAGCTTG ACTTAACCCatctgaaggaaagaaatgttgAGGACCTTTCAGGAGGAGAACTTCAGAGATTTGCTTGTGCAGTTGTTTGCATTCAGAAGGCTGATAT CTTCATGTTTGATGAACCTTCTAGCTACCTAGATGTCAAGCAGCGCTTGAAGGCTGCCATCACTATTCGATCTCTAATAAACCCTGACAG GTACATTATTGTCGTAGAGCATGATCTAAGCGTGTTAGATTATCTCTCTGACTTTATCTGCTGCCTGTATGGTGTGCCAAGTGCTTATGGTGTTGTTACCATGCCCTTCAGTGTAAGAGAAG GCATAAACATTTTCTTAGATGGCTATGTTCCAACAGAAAATCTGAGGTTTCGGGATGCATCTCTAGTATTTAAAGTGGCTGAGACAGCTAATGAAGAAGAGGTTAAAAAGATGTGTATGTACAAATAtccaggaatgaaaaaaaagatgggAGAATTTGAACTATCCATAGTAGCTGGAGAATTCACGGATTCTGAAATTATGGTGATGTTAGGGGAAAATG gaaCTGGCAAAACTACATTTATCCGGATGCTTGCAGGAAGACTTACACCTGATGAAGGAG GTGATGTTCCAGTTCTGAACGTCAGCTACAAACCACAGAAGATCAGTCCTAAATCTACG gGAAGTGTCCGTCAGCTACTGCATGAAAAGATCAGAGATGCCTACACACACCCCCAGTTTGTAACCGATGTCATGAAACCTCTTCAAATAGAAAACATCATTGACCAGGAG GTTCAAACATTGTCTGGGGGCGAGTTGCAGCGAGTTGCATTAGCTCTTTGTCTTGGCAAACCTGCTGATGTCTACCTGATTGACGAACCCTCGGCATATTTGGACTCTGAACAACGTCTAATGGCTGCTAGAGTCATTAAACG tttCATTCTCCATGctaaaaaaacagcttttgtggTAGAACATGATTTTATCATGGCTACATACCTTGCTGATCGTGTGATTGTTTTCGATGGTATTCCTTCCAAGAACACACTTGCCAACAG TCCACAGACTCTTTTGGCTGGAATGAATAAGTTTTTATCTCAACTCGAAATCACTTTTAGAAGAGACCCCAACAATTACAGACCAAGAATAAACAAACTCAATTCAATCAAG GATGTTGAACAAAAGAAGAGTGGAAACTACTTTTTCCTGGATGATTAA
- the LOC136018636 gene encoding OTU domain-containing protein 4-like — MSRILESSFENQSVCQAATQTVDNLNQKKFSSNERRNSKWTAEVEEQKDKESNSRQIHLSQKLEPNSSEKNSQDESCPKDSSPLEQVKTDSPVLAEQVRNVCLISKFSSQETSDKGELHHSHNLTECLPSVTPTPSPVFSEVHLPPAVPSVPAIVPAWPSEPATYGPAGIPAQIPASSLMPAPATGPDSIVSHAQVTSAPVAGVPVSLQAVNQPLMPLPQTLNPYQDPLYPGFPFSEKGERAVAPSYSLCSTGEDLPKDKNILRFFFNLGVKAYSCPMWAPHSYLYPLHQAYLAACRMYPNVSLPVYPHSPWFQEAPPAQSENEPAQTNRHFPVQSEARSNGQVPQVDGRSASLPLVIPTAQVSESQGQVCVESENPVQALHANYEESLRGKNVFPQPHFGHNHFLGAVPIAPPFFPHFWYGYPVQGFIENSVARPNVVLSPEDKEAAAGTSAGMYVAKECSPPVPGGNSAEQLQRTDSSSGSNTVPFPAAGARRLQEAPKEAPARAPQLEQTGPSASLAKQKTAGQQNRSPQTPGTERQPAVPSTLPVPAEPKIEPKPSIPSRKEKSEKGRESKSTGNQQTESRVQRTREESSEDESEVSDMLRSGRSKQFYSQTYGGGRRPRVEWGYSSRGGYQFQRNEEAWKGPPGRGRDDGYQCQRNFRGRPYRNDRRRATQGDSQRGHQT, encoded by the exons ATGTCTCGTATACTGGAATCAAGCTTTGAG AATCAGTCAGTCTGTCAGGCTGCTACACAGACTGTGGATAACTTAAACCAGAAAAAGTTCTCAAGTaatgagagaagaaacagcaagTGGACAGCAGAGGTGGAAGAGCAGAAGGATAAAG AGTCAAATTCCAGGCAGATCCACTTAAGTCAGAAGCTTGAGCCAAATTCATCTGAG AAGAATAGTCAAGATGAGAGTTGTCCAAAAGATTCATCTCCTTTGGAACAAGTAAAAACAGATTCTCCGGTCCTTGCTGAGCAAGTAAGAAATGTTTGTTTGATTTCAAAGTTTTCCAGTCAGGAGACTTCAGACAAAGGGGAGCTGCATCACAGCCAT AACCTGACAGAATGCTTACCAAGCGTAACTCCAACACCCTCACCAGTCTTCTCTGAGGTGCATTTACCTCCAGCAGTGCCTTCTGTACCAGCCATTGTGCCAGCTTGGCCAAGTGAGCCAGCAACCTATGGACCAGCAG GTATTCCAGCCCAAATACCTGCTTCTTCATTGATGCCAGCCCCAGCAACGGGACCTGACTCTATTGTATCGCATGCTCAGGTAACATCTGCTCCAGTTGCTGGAGTTCCAGTGTCGCTCCAAGCAGTTAATCAGCCTTTAATGCCTTTGCCTCAGACTCTGAATCCTTATCAGGATCCGCTATACCCTGGATTCCCTTTTagtgaaaagggagaaagagctGTTGCACCCTCTTACTCCCTGTGCAGTACTGGGGAGGACTTGCCTAAAG atAAGAATATTCTCAGATTTTTCTTCAATCTTGGTGTGAAG GCATACAGTTGTCCCATGTGGGCACCCCATTCTTACTTGTACCCCCTGCACCAGGCCTATTTAGCTGCTTGTAGAATGTACCCGAATGTGTCCCTTCCTGTGTACCCGCACAGCCCCTGGTTCCAGGAGGCACCGCCGGCTCAGAGTGAGAATGAACCCGCACAAACAAACAGGCATTTCCCTGTCCAGAGTGAGGCCCGATCCAACGGCCAGGTCCCGCAGGTTGACGGTAGGTCTGCATCGCTGCCTCTCGTGATCCCTACAGCTCAGGTGTCGGAAAGTCAAGGACAGGTCTGTGTGGAATCGGAGAATCCAGTGCAAGCTCTTCATGCAAACTACGAGGAGTCCCTGAGAGGGAAAAATGTGTTCCCACAGCCACACTTCGGACACAATCACTTTCTAGGAGCTGTTCCAATAGCacctcccttctttcctcacTTTTGGTATGGGTACCCAGTTCAGGGCTTCATTGAAAATTCAGTAGCGAGACCTAATGTTGTTCTGTCACCTGAGGacaaggaggcagctgctggcacCTCTGCTGGCATGTATGTGGCTAAGGAATGCAGCCCTCCAGTTCCTGGAGGAAACTCTGCAGAACAGCTTCAgaggactgacagcagcagcGGGTCCAACACTGTGCCGTTCCCTGCAGCTGGTGCAAGAAGACTCCAGGAAGCTCCAAAGGAAGCTCCAGCTAGGGCACCTCAGCTGGAGCAGACTGGTCCTTCGGCTTCTCTGGccaagcagaaaacagctggGCAGCAAAATCGTTCCCCACAGACACCGGGGACTGAGAGGCAGccagcagtgcccagcaccTTGCCAGTCCCGGCAGAGCCGAAAATTGAACCGAAACCCAGCATTCCCAGTCGTAAGGAGAAGAGTGAGAAAGGTAGAGAGTCCAAGAGCACTGGCAATCAGCAGACAGAGAGCAGGGTGCAGCGCACCAGGGAGGAGAGCTCCGAAGATGAGAGTGAAGTTTCTGATATGCTGCGAAGTGGGAGATCCAAGCAATTCTATAGCCAGACTTACGGAGGAGGCAGAAGGCCCAGGGTTGAGTGGGGTTACTCCAGCAGGGGAGGATACCAGTTCCAAAGAAATGAGGAAGCCTGGAAAGGGCCACCCGGGAGGGGCAGAGATGATGGCTACCAGTGTCAGCGGAACTTCAGAGGGAGGCCATACCGCAATGACAGGAGAAGGGCAACGCAGGGAGATAGTCAGAGGGGGCACCAGACATAG